In Pleurocapsa sp. PCC 7319, the following are encoded in one genomic region:
- a CDS encoding serine protease has product MKQKILQNAVWSLLKNYRWGLKVLLIALLLGISLGSTQSGQTEAVPSYVLPDETYSQDIYDLAQSTTVRIVQDNAAGTGVIINQQGQTYTILTNWHVVATSNSIQVLAADGQIYPLLQPPQQVGNLDLAIVQFQSPNNYQVATLATSNPEVGEKIYAAGFPLYKQDGSTDTIALGVEAFRLTQGEVSLIPPKSLPEGYHLGYTNDTEIGMSGGPIFNAKGFVIGVHGRGKYRDPDFGVYTFEDGSEPSPEMLETMINSSWGIPITSYLQLTSQAAQN; this is encoded by the coding sequence TTGAAACAGAAGATTTTACAAAATGCAGTCTGGTCTTTGCTTAAAAACTATCGTTGGGGATTAAAGGTATTACTGATAGCTTTATTACTTGGGATCAGTTTAGGGTCAACCCAATCTGGTCAAACCGAAGCCGTACCTAGTTATGTTCTACCTGACGAGACTTATAGTCAAGATATATACGATCTGGCCCAGTCTACCACTGTCAGAATTGTCCAAGATAATGCTGCTGGCACTGGGGTCATTATTAATCAACAAGGGCAGACCTATACTATTTTGACTAATTGGCACGTAGTTGCCACTAGTAATAGCATTCAGGTACTAGCTGCAGATGGTCAGATATATCCATTGCTACAACCGCCACAACAAGTAGGTAATTTGGATTTGGCGATTGTTCAATTTCAAAGTCCTAATAATTATCAGGTAGCTACTTTGGCTACTAGCAATCCAGAAGTAGGAGAAAAAATCTATGCAGCAGGATTTCCTCTGTATAAACAGGACGGTTCAACCGATACGATCGCTTTAGGAGTTGAGGCATTTCGCTTAACTCAAGGTGAAGTATCTTTGATTCCCCCTAAATCTTTACCCGAAGGTTATCACTTGGGCTATACCAACGATACTGAAATAGGGATGAGTGGAGGACCGATTTTTAACGCCAAAGGTTTTGTAATTGGGGTTCATGGTCGAGGGAAATATCGTGATCCTGATTTTGGCGTATACACTTTTGAAGATGGGAGCGAACCTAGTCCTGAAATGTTGGAAACCATGATTAATTCTAGTTGGGGAATTCCTATTACCAGCTATTTGCAACTGACCTCTCAAGCAGCACAAAATTAG
- a CDS encoding COP23 domain-containing protein encodes MKHKINSVSLTIASCLAAIALPSLAQLPNQTQIPANQTPVVQSGFRCDTSGDNPTTIYQNSQGTPEPWIQWVSDHFSGSGWSPNARCQEVSSRLETYRKNKKLKYVTLGTVNNQSVICVASQDQGPCEGIIYTLKPGQDGLKALNNLFAWRKGDEGLQSNYESVTAIPYIDVGSRLEETTTQSTTQPNAEQPSRPQPTTPQPTAPQPSGSQPNIPETHREL; translated from the coding sequence ATGAAACATAAGATCAATTCGGTTTCCCTGACTATTGCAAGCTGCTTGGCTGCGATCGCTCTACCTAGCCTAGCTCAGTTACCTAATCAAACTCAGATACCAGCAAATCAGACTCCTGTTGTTCAGTCTGGTTTTCGTTGCGATACCAGCGGAGATAACCCTACAACTATATATCAAAATAGTCAAGGAACTCCCGAACCCTGGATTCAATGGGTAAGCGATCATTTTTCTGGTTCTGGATGGAGTCCTAATGCACGTTGCCAAGAGGTTAGCTCTCGTTTAGAAACTTATCGCAAAAATAAGAAACTAAAATATGTGACTTTGGGTACGGTTAACAATCAATCCGTTATTTGTGTCGCCAGTCAAGATCAAGGTCCTTGCGAAGGAATTATTTATACTCTCAAACCAGGACAAGATGGACTAAAAGCATTAAATAATCTCTTTGCTTGGCGCAAAGGAGATGAAGGCTTGCAGTCGAATTATGAATCAGTCACCGCAATTCCTTATATTGATGTGGGTTCCAGACTAGAGGAAACGACAACCCAATCTACAACTCAACCCAATGCCGAGCAACCTTCCCGTCCTCAGCCTACGACACCACAGCCTACGGCACCACAACCTTCCGGTTCCCAACCAAATATTCCTGAGACCCACAGAGAATTATAA
- a CDS encoding Uma2 family endonuclease encodes MQVSTKTYYTPEEYFELETQAEYKSEYFAGQIIPMAGGKPNHNKIALNLSSALNFALRGTSFDIFMSDLRLWIPNCRLYTYPDVMVVNTPLVFAENRQDTIVNPLMITEVLSDSTEKYDRGDKFRMYRTIPSFREYLVISQTAMQVEKFAKNDSNQWVLSEYAGSEAKIVFDSFEFEISLDELYNRIEFE; translated from the coding sequence ATGCAAGTTTCAACTAAAACCTATTACACTCCTGAAGAATATTTTGAACTAGAAACTCAGGCTGAATACAAAAGCGAATATTTTGCTGGACAAATTATACCTATGGCAGGTGGCAAACCCAATCATAACAAAATCGCCTTAAATTTGAGTAGCGCACTTAATTTTGCTTTAAGAGGTACTTCTTTTGATATTTTTATGAGCGACTTACGCTTATGGATACCTAATTGTCGTTTATATACCTATCCAGATGTGATGGTAGTTAATACACCTTTGGTATTTGCTGAAAATCGTCAGGATACCATTGTTAATCCTTTAATGATTACAGAGGTTTTATCTGACTCCACTGAAAAATATGACCGTGGTGATAAGTTCAGAATGTATCGTACTATTCCTAGTTTTAGGGAATATCTTGTGATTAGTCAGACGGCAATGCAAGTAGAGAAATTTGCCAAAAATGACTCTAATCAATGGGTATTGTCAGAATATGCTGGGAGTGAAGCCAAGATTGTCTTTGATTCGTTTGAGTTTGAAATAAGTTTAGATGAACTTTATAATCGCATTGAGTTCGAGTAA
- the devC gene encoding ABC transporter permease DevC encodes MKPIYLLFLKINSYLRRTPLAWLQLSHQKIRLTVAILGVAFSIILIFTQLGIRAMLFDGVTLLPQNLNGDLYLLSSYSENIRNSSFPSIYLYQADAIEGVADARPLYVETGKWVDPKLLKSSDEISDSAAQPPQSSRIQMLAFNPTKPVFKIPEINQHLDLLAVPGGILYDRLAKEKLGNIPQVFASEGHASSIMSNRKVTVVGLFSLGSTFYDEGRAVMSDWNFGQMQGLERLEDVNLGVLSLQPGANPQAVIQRIQKNLSKDIKVLTPAELSQGEQDYVAQWPEGKVLNFGAAIGFIVGIVVVYQVIYTDVSEHLPEYATLKAMGYKDRDLSLVVLQESLILAMMGFIPGYLASHGIYYLLAEFVELPVSMELGITLQVFTLNVVMCMISGAIAMKKLRTADPADIFY; translated from the coding sequence GTGAAACCAATATATCTACTGTTTCTGAAAATCAACTCTTACCTCCGCCGAACTCCTCTGGCTTGGTTACAGCTATCCCATCAAAAAATCCGTTTGACGGTGGCAATTTTGGGGGTAGCATTTTCGATTATTCTAATTTTTACTCAGTTGGGCATTAGGGCAATGTTATTCGACGGAGTAACTTTATTACCTCAAAATCTCAACGGCGATCTTTATCTTCTTTCTTCTTATTCAGAAAATATTAGAAATAGTTCTTTTCCCAGTATTTATCTTTATCAAGCAGATGCTATTGAAGGGGTTGCTGATGCTCGCCCTCTTTATGTAGAGACGGGCAAATGGGTCGATCCCAAATTGCTAAAGTCTTCAGATGAAATAAGTGATAGTGCTGCTCAACCACCGCAGTCTTCACGGATACAAATGCTGGCATTTAATCCGACCAAACCAGTATTCAAAATTCCTGAAATTAATCAGCACCTTGATTTATTAGCTGTACCTGGGGGAATTTTGTACGATCGCCTAGCGAAAGAGAAATTAGGTAATATTCCACAAGTCTTTGCCAGCGAAGGTCATGCGTCTAGCATTATGAGTAATCGCAAAGTTACTGTAGTGGGATTATTTAGTCTTGGCAGTACCTTTTACGATGAGGGAAGGGCAGTAATGAGCGACTGGAATTTTGGACAGATGCAGGGATTAGAAAGATTGGAAGATGTTAACTTAGGAGTGCTTTCTCTTCAGCCAGGAGCTAATCCCCAAGCTGTAATTCAACGAATTCAAAAAAATCTTAGTAAAGATATTAAAGTTTTAACCCCAGCAGAATTGTCCCAAGGAGAACAGGATTATGTTGCTCAATGGCCTGAGGGTAAAGTACTTAATTTTGGTGCGGCGATCGGCTTTATTGTCGGAATTGTTGTTGTGTATCAGGTGATTTATACCGATGTTAGTGAACACCTGCCTGAATATGCCACCCTCAAAGCAATGGGGTACAAAGATCGTGACTTGTCCTTAGTAGTGCTGCAAGAGTCTCTAATTTTAGCAATGATGGGTTTTATTCCTGGATATTTGGCTTCTCACGGTATTTACTATCTTTTAGCCGAATTTGTGGAACTTCCTGTCAGCATGGAGTTGGGTATTACCTTACAGGTTTTTACTCTAAATGTAGTCATGTGTATGATCTCTGGGGCGATCGCTATGAAAAAGCTTCGTACTGCCGATCCTGCTGATATTTTTTATTAA
- a CDS encoding efflux RND transporter periplasmic adaptor subunit — protein sequence MFLFNFNRWLNFVSKCGVILSFLVLTTACNANSQTQLQDVDAEAQTQVQRPKQVVALGKLIPRGEVIKLSVTNAEDSRVNQILVEEGDRVEKNQVIAILQGFENRERDLEEAEKNVELAKAKLEQTRAGETKQAELAAQKANISRLESQLRNETQEKQAAIASATAQLRQAQITFERNQTLRDQGAVSQQTLDQVREQLETAQANLNERKAQLNNTEQTLKEEINQERENLAKLEEIRPVDVRVAEIELERAIIAVKQRRADLEDTKVKVPIAGQILRINTRVGEQVNTQRGIVELGRTHEMYAIAEVYETDISKVRIGQPATISSEYGGFAGNLKGTVEHLGLQVGAKQLSEASEDPTQDENSRIVEVKIRINPEDSKKVTNLTNMRVRVEIDN from the coding sequence ATGTTCCTTTTTAATTTCAATCGCTGGCTAAATTTTGTTAGTAAGTGTGGTGTTATCCTTAGTTTTCTGGTTCTAACTACTGCTTGTAATGCTAATTCTCAGACTCAATTACAGGATGTCGATGCAGAAGCTCAAACTCAAGTTCAGCGACCTAAACAAGTAGTCGCCTTAGGTAAATTAATTCCGAGAGGGGAAGTAATTAAACTCTCGGTGACTAACGCTGAAGATAGTCGAGTTAATCAAATCCTAGTTGAAGAGGGCGATCGCGTGGAGAAAAATCAAGTAATTGCTATTCTTCAGGGTTTTGAAAATCGTGAAAGAGATTTAGAAGAAGCAGAAAAAAATGTTGAACTAGCTAAAGCTAAATTAGAACAAACTCGGGCAGGGGAGACCAAACAGGCAGAATTAGCTGCACAGAAAGCCAATATTTCTCGTCTAGAATCACAATTGCGGAACGAAACTCAAGAAAAACAAGCGGCGATCGCTTCAGCAACAGCACAACTCAGACAGGCTCAGATAACCTTTGAGCGTAACCAAACTTTAAGGGATCAGGGAGCAGTGAGCCAGCAAACTCTAGATCAAGTTAGAGAGCAGTTAGAGACGGCTCAAGCAAATTTAAATGAAAGAAAAGCACAATTAAATAATACTGAGCAAACCTTAAAGGAAGAAATAAATCAAGAAAGAGAAAATTTAGCCAAATTAGAAGAAATTAGACCAGTCGATGTCAGAGTGGCAGAGATAGAGTTAGAAAGAGCCATTATTGCCGTCAAACAGCGTAGGGCAGATCTGGAAGATACTAAGGTCAAAGTACCTATTGCTGGTCAAATATTACGAATCAATACTCGGGTTGGGGAACAGGTCAACACCCAGCGGGGAATTGTCGAATTAGGTCGAACCCATGAAATGTATGCGATCGCCGAAGTATATGAAACTGATATTAGTAAAGTACGTATTGGACAACCAGCCACCATAAGTAGTGAGTATGGTGGATTTGCAGGAAACCTCAAGGGAACTGTAGAACACTTGGGTTTACAGGTGGGAGCCAAACAATTATCGGAAGCTTCTGAAGATCCTACTCAAGACGAAAATTCTCGAATTGTCGAAGTAAAAATTCGCATCAATCCTGAAGATAGCAAAAAAGTTACTAATCTTACCAATATGAGAGTAAGAGTTGAAATTGATAATTGA
- a CDS encoding Vat family streptogramin A O-acetyltransferase: MYGANPNDKHPMSGFPQICFIKNTVNNPKIIIGDYTYYDDPEDSENFERNVLYHYPFSKDKLIIGKFCALARGIKFIMNGANHQISGFSTYPFYIFGKGWEKATPQENELPFKGDTIVGNDVWLGYESIIMPGVTIGDGAIVAAKSVVVNDVPPYTIVGGNPANIIKQRFTDEIIKILLEVAWWNWDIKKISANLEKIVAADINALLLANSKD; encoded by the coding sequence TTGTACGGCGCAAATCCAAATGATAAACATCCAATGTCAGGATTTCCCCAAATTTGTTTTATCAAAAACACTGTCAATAACCCCAAGATAATTATTGGTGACTATACATATTATGATGACCCAGAAGATTCAGAAAATTTTGAACGCAATGTTCTCTATCATTATCCATTTAGCAAAGACAAATTAATCATTGGTAAGTTTTGCGCTTTGGCTAGAGGCATAAAATTTATTATGAATGGGGCAAATCATCAAATATCTGGATTTTCTACCTATCCTTTTTATATCTTTGGTAAAGGTTGGGAAAAGGCAACACCACAGGAAAATGAGTTACCTTTTAAGGGTGACACTATTGTAGGTAACGATGTCTGGCTTGGTTACGAATCGATTATTATGCCAGGAGTCACTATAGGCGATGGGGCGATCGTTGCTGCTAAATCAGTTGTAGTTAATGATGTACCTCCATACACCATTGTTGGCGGTAATCCTGCCAATATTATTAAGCAAAGATTTACCGATGAGATTATCAAAATATTACTAGAAGTTGCTTGGTGGAATTGGGATATTAAAAAAATATCAGCCAATCTGGAAAAGATTGTTGCTGCCGATATTAATGCTCTTTTATTAGCGAACAGCAAGGATTAA